A single Denticeps clupeoides chromosome 7, fDenClu1.1, whole genome shotgun sequence DNA region contains:
- the LOC114793994 gene encoding cytochrome P450 2K1-like isoform X1 has protein sequence MHSSPSCHPEKGPSLYSCIILLIYDVISLKFFLEKPLLSKKKIKDRLIFCKKHRDWTAEDWGKVIFSDEAPFWSIWKNDCPEKKRPATSHSDLRNIWDSDFPASVIFFDMDLLEELLQSPCSLALLSAALLLVCYLLSAGSRTCNHEKEPPGPKPLPFLGNMLLLNLKRIDRSLCELSKEYGPVFTVHLGPLKLVVLTGYKTVKQALVNQAEAFGHREIMPISRDLNNGYGIIFSNGKNWKEMRRFAIATLRDFGLGKKSLEAKVSEEVQHLIAAFEEFKGEAFNMFQPVTYAVSNIICALVYGSRFDYADPKFKDMVSRTNETIKLSGSPSLWIYNTFPWLKWAVPAQWQIMENMRENIGSVKSLIECLQKTLNTSDQRCLVDTFIARMQSDKETGKQDSHFTDYNLLMCVLNLFSAGTDTTATTLRWGLLFMAKYPHIQDRVQEEIEKVIGLRCPVVEDRRNLPYTDAVIHETQRLANIVPMNLPHSTSCDVHFQGYFIKKGTCVIPLLTSVLEDEREWEKPHNFYPEHFLDKEGCFVKRDAFLPFSAGRRACLGEGLAKMELFIFFTTLLQHFRFTPPPGVSEDELDLTPFVGFTLTPSPHKLCAVRRV, from the exons cctcctgccatccggaaaaag GTCCATCATTGTATAGCTGCATCATTCTCTTGATTTATGATGTAATCTCACTGAAGTTTTTCTTggagaagccacttctctccaagaaaaagatcaaggacagactgatattctgcaaaaagcacagggattggactgcagaggactggggtaaagtcattttctctgatgaagcccctttctggagcatctggaaaaatgattgtcctgagaagaaaag GCCAGCCACGTCTCACAGTGATTTAAGAAATATCTGGGATTCTGACTTCCCAGCTTCTGTGATTTTCTTCGATATGGACTTACTGGAAGAGCTCCTGCAGTCCCCCTGCTCGCTCGCCCTGTTGTCAGCTGCCCTGCTGCTGGTTTGTTACCTGCTGTCTGCTGGCTCCAGAACCTGCAATCATGAAAAGGAGCCTCCTGGACCAAAACCTCTGCCCTTCCTGGGAAACATGTTGCTGCTGAATCTCAAAAGGATTGATAGGTCCTTGTGTGAG CTTTCGAAAGAATACGGCCCAGTCTTTACAGTGCACCTTGGTCCTCTGAAGCTAGTCGTTCTGACAGGATACAAGACAGTGAAGCAGGCACTTGTAAACCAAGCAGAGGCGTTTGGGCACCGAGAAATTATGCCCATTAGTCGTGACCTGAACAACGGTTATG GAATTATTTTCTCCAATGGCAAGAACTGGAAAGAGATGAGACGTTTTGCAATTGCAACCCTTCGAGACTTTGGGTTGGGCAAGAAAAGCCTTGAGGCCAAAGTCTCAGAGGAGGTTCAACACCTGATTGCAGCATTTGAAGAGTTCAAAG GTGAAGCATTCAACATGTTTCAGCCTGTGACATATGCTGTCTCTAATATCATCTGTGCCCTTGTGTATGGCAGCAGATTTGACTATGCTGACCCTAAATTTAAGGACATGGTCAGCAGGACAAATGAGACCATAAAACTTTCTGGATCACCTTCTTTATGG ATCTACAACACCTTCCCCTGGTTGAAGTGGGCGGTCCCAGCACAGTGGCAAATTATGGAGAACATGAGAGAAAACATTGGCTCAGTTAAAAGTCTTATTGAATGCCTTCAGAAGACTCTGAACACTTCAGACCAAAGGTGCTTAGTTGACACCTTCATTGCCCGAATGCAGAGTGACAAG GAAACAGGCAAACAAGATTCTCACTTTACTGATTACAACCTGCTGATGTGTGTGCTCAACCTGTTCTCGGCTGGAACCGACACCACAGCCACTACACTGCGCTGGGGCCTGCTGTTCATGGCCAAATACCCTCACATCCAGG ATCGAGTACAGGAGGAGATTGAGAAGGTGATTGGCCTCCGGTGCCCTGTTGTGGAAGACAGGAGAAATCTGCCCTACACAGACGCAGTCATCCACGAAACCCAGAGACTGGCTAACATTGTCCCAATGAACCTTCCCCACAGCACCAGCTGTGATGTTCACTTCCAGGGCTACTTTATCAAGAAG GGGACCTGTGTGATTCCGCTGCTCACATCAGTCTTGGAGGATGAGCGTGAATGGGAAAAACCCCACAATTTCTACCCAGAACACTTCCTGGACAAGGAAGGTTGCTTTGTTAAACGGGACGCATTCCTGCCCTTCTCTGCAG GGCGCAGGGCATGTCTCGGTGAAGGTTTGGCTAAGATGGaactcttcatcttcttcactACCCTTCTGCAGCACTTTCGCTTCACCCCTCCCCCTGGCGTGTCTGAGGACGAGCTGGACCTCACACCATTCGTCGGGTTCACCCTCACACCCTCCCCACACAAGCTGTGTGCAGTTAGACGTGTCTGA
- the LOC114793994 gene encoding cytochrome P450 2K1-like isoform X2, whose amino-acid sequence MHSSPSCHPEKASVIFFDMDLLEELLQSPCSLALLSAALLLVCYLLSAGSRTCNHEKEPPGPKPLPFLGNMLLLNLKRIDRSLCELSKEYGPVFTVHLGPLKLVVLTGYKTVKQALVNQAEAFGHREIMPISRDLNNGYGIIFSNGKNWKEMRRFAIATLRDFGLGKKSLEAKVSEEVQHLIAAFEEFKGEAFNMFQPVTYAVSNIICALVYGSRFDYADPKFKDMVSRTNETIKLSGSPSLWIYNTFPWLKWAVPAQWQIMENMRENIGSVKSLIECLQKTLNTSDQRCLVDTFIARMQSDKETGKQDSHFTDYNLLMCVLNLFSAGTDTTATTLRWGLLFMAKYPHIQDRVQEEIEKVIGLRCPVVEDRRNLPYTDAVIHETQRLANIVPMNLPHSTSCDVHFQGYFIKKGTCVIPLLTSVLEDEREWEKPHNFYPEHFLDKEGCFVKRDAFLPFSAGRRACLGEGLAKMELFIFFTTLLQHFRFTPPPGVSEDELDLTPFVGFTLTPSPHKLCAVRRV is encoded by the exons cctcctgccatccggaaaaag CTTCTGTGATTTTCTTCGATATGGACTTACTGGAAGAGCTCCTGCAGTCCCCCTGCTCGCTCGCCCTGTTGTCAGCTGCCCTGCTGCTGGTTTGTTACCTGCTGTCTGCTGGCTCCAGAACCTGCAATCATGAAAAGGAGCCTCCTGGACCAAAACCTCTGCCCTTCCTGGGAAACATGTTGCTGCTGAATCTCAAAAGGATTGATAGGTCCTTGTGTGAG CTTTCGAAAGAATACGGCCCAGTCTTTACAGTGCACCTTGGTCCTCTGAAGCTAGTCGTTCTGACAGGATACAAGACAGTGAAGCAGGCACTTGTAAACCAAGCAGAGGCGTTTGGGCACCGAGAAATTATGCCCATTAGTCGTGACCTGAACAACGGTTATG GAATTATTTTCTCCAATGGCAAGAACTGGAAAGAGATGAGACGTTTTGCAATTGCAACCCTTCGAGACTTTGGGTTGGGCAAGAAAAGCCTTGAGGCCAAAGTCTCAGAGGAGGTTCAACACCTGATTGCAGCATTTGAAGAGTTCAAAG GTGAAGCATTCAACATGTTTCAGCCTGTGACATATGCTGTCTCTAATATCATCTGTGCCCTTGTGTATGGCAGCAGATTTGACTATGCTGACCCTAAATTTAAGGACATGGTCAGCAGGACAAATGAGACCATAAAACTTTCTGGATCACCTTCTTTATGG ATCTACAACACCTTCCCCTGGTTGAAGTGGGCGGTCCCAGCACAGTGGCAAATTATGGAGAACATGAGAGAAAACATTGGCTCAGTTAAAAGTCTTATTGAATGCCTTCAGAAGACTCTGAACACTTCAGACCAAAGGTGCTTAGTTGACACCTTCATTGCCCGAATGCAGAGTGACAAG GAAACAGGCAAACAAGATTCTCACTTTACTGATTACAACCTGCTGATGTGTGTGCTCAACCTGTTCTCGGCTGGAACCGACACCACAGCCACTACACTGCGCTGGGGCCTGCTGTTCATGGCCAAATACCCTCACATCCAGG ATCGAGTACAGGAGGAGATTGAGAAGGTGATTGGCCTCCGGTGCCCTGTTGTGGAAGACAGGAGAAATCTGCCCTACACAGACGCAGTCATCCACGAAACCCAGAGACTGGCTAACATTGTCCCAATGAACCTTCCCCACAGCACCAGCTGTGATGTTCACTTCCAGGGCTACTTTATCAAGAAG GGGACCTGTGTGATTCCGCTGCTCACATCAGTCTTGGAGGATGAGCGTGAATGGGAAAAACCCCACAATTTCTACCCAGAACACTTCCTGGACAAGGAAGGTTGCTTTGTTAAACGGGACGCATTCCTGCCCTTCTCTGCAG GGCGCAGGGCATGTCTCGGTGAAGGTTTGGCTAAGATGGaactcttcatcttcttcactACCCTTCTGCAGCACTTTCGCTTCACCCCTCCCCCTGGCGTGTCTGAGGACGAGCTGGACCTCACACCATTCGTCGGGTTCACCCTCACACCCTCCCCACACAAGCTGTGTGCAGTTAGACGTGTCTGA
- the LOC114793994 gene encoding cytochrome P450 2K1-like isoform X3 has product MDLLEELLQSPCSLALLSAALLLVCYLLSAGSRTCNHEKEPPGPKPLPFLGNMLLLNLKRIDRSLCELSKEYGPVFTVHLGPLKLVVLTGYKTVKQALVNQAEAFGHREIMPISRDLNNGYGIIFSNGKNWKEMRRFAIATLRDFGLGKKSLEAKVSEEVQHLIAAFEEFKGEAFNMFQPVTYAVSNIICALVYGSRFDYADPKFKDMVSRTNETIKLSGSPSLWIYNTFPWLKWAVPAQWQIMENMRENIGSVKSLIECLQKTLNTSDQRCLVDTFIARMQSDKETGKQDSHFTDYNLLMCVLNLFSAGTDTTATTLRWGLLFMAKYPHIQDRVQEEIEKVIGLRCPVVEDRRNLPYTDAVIHETQRLANIVPMNLPHSTSCDVHFQGYFIKKGTCVIPLLTSVLEDEREWEKPHNFYPEHFLDKEGCFVKRDAFLPFSAGRRACLGEGLAKMELFIFFTTLLQHFRFTPPPGVSEDELDLTPFVGFTLTPSPHKLCAVRRV; this is encoded by the exons ATGGACTTACTGGAAGAGCTCCTGCAGTCCCCCTGCTCGCTCGCCCTGTTGTCAGCTGCCCTGCTGCTGGTTTGTTACCTGCTGTCTGCTGGCTCCAGAACCTGCAATCATGAAAAGGAGCCTCCTGGACCAAAACCTCTGCCCTTCCTGGGAAACATGTTGCTGCTGAATCTCAAAAGGATTGATAGGTCCTTGTGTGAG CTTTCGAAAGAATACGGCCCAGTCTTTACAGTGCACCTTGGTCCTCTGAAGCTAGTCGTTCTGACAGGATACAAGACAGTGAAGCAGGCACTTGTAAACCAAGCAGAGGCGTTTGGGCACCGAGAAATTATGCCCATTAGTCGTGACCTGAACAACGGTTATG GAATTATTTTCTCCAATGGCAAGAACTGGAAAGAGATGAGACGTTTTGCAATTGCAACCCTTCGAGACTTTGGGTTGGGCAAGAAAAGCCTTGAGGCCAAAGTCTCAGAGGAGGTTCAACACCTGATTGCAGCATTTGAAGAGTTCAAAG GTGAAGCATTCAACATGTTTCAGCCTGTGACATATGCTGTCTCTAATATCATCTGTGCCCTTGTGTATGGCAGCAGATTTGACTATGCTGACCCTAAATTTAAGGACATGGTCAGCAGGACAAATGAGACCATAAAACTTTCTGGATCACCTTCTTTATGG ATCTACAACACCTTCCCCTGGTTGAAGTGGGCGGTCCCAGCACAGTGGCAAATTATGGAGAACATGAGAGAAAACATTGGCTCAGTTAAAAGTCTTATTGAATGCCTTCAGAAGACTCTGAACACTTCAGACCAAAGGTGCTTAGTTGACACCTTCATTGCCCGAATGCAGAGTGACAAG GAAACAGGCAAACAAGATTCTCACTTTACTGATTACAACCTGCTGATGTGTGTGCTCAACCTGTTCTCGGCTGGAACCGACACCACAGCCACTACACTGCGCTGGGGCCTGCTGTTCATGGCCAAATACCCTCACATCCAGG ATCGAGTACAGGAGGAGATTGAGAAGGTGATTGGCCTCCGGTGCCCTGTTGTGGAAGACAGGAGAAATCTGCCCTACACAGACGCAGTCATCCACGAAACCCAGAGACTGGCTAACATTGTCCCAATGAACCTTCCCCACAGCACCAGCTGTGATGTTCACTTCCAGGGCTACTTTATCAAGAAG GGGACCTGTGTGATTCCGCTGCTCACATCAGTCTTGGAGGATGAGCGTGAATGGGAAAAACCCCACAATTTCTACCCAGAACACTTCCTGGACAAGGAAGGTTGCTTTGTTAAACGGGACGCATTCCTGCCCTTCTCTGCAG GGCGCAGGGCATGTCTCGGTGAAGGTTTGGCTAAGATGGaactcttcatcttcttcactACCCTTCTGCAGCACTTTCGCTTCACCCCTCCCCCTGGCGTGTCTGAGGACGAGCTGGACCTCACACCATTCGTCGGGTTCACCCTCACACCCTCCCCACACAAGCTGTGTGCAGTTAGACGTGTCTGA